Proteins from one Salaquimonas pukyongi genomic window:
- a CDS encoding inositol monophosphatase family protein, which yields MARSALLNVMVNAAHKAGRRLARDFGEVQNLQVSVKGPGDFVSSADRMAEKIIHEELSRARPDTGFLMEERGEIKGKDPQNRWIVDPLDGTTNFLHGIPLFAISIALEREGQIVAAVVYNPAMDELFTAEKGRGAFMNDRRIRVAARREMTDCVFVTGIPHIGRPAHDAFLEQQRRVMRNSAGVRRFGAAAIDLCWVAAGRFDGFWETGLSPWDMAAGILMVREAGGYVTDLAGGQDMFGTTTIIAGNEIILEKLLKTVDGE from the coding sequence ATGGCCCGTTCTGCCCTTCTCAATGTGATGGTCAACGCCGCCCACAAGGCGGGGCGCCGGCTGGCACGCGACTTTGGCGAAGTGCAGAACCTGCAGGTTTCGGTCAAGGGGCCGGGAGACTTCGTTTCCTCTGCCGACCGGATGGCGGAAAAGATCATCCATGAGGAGCTTTCCAGGGCACGGCCCGACACCGGCTTCCTGATGGAAGAGCGCGGCGAGATAAAGGGCAAGGACCCGCAGAACCGCTGGATTGTCGATCCGCTCGACGGCACAACCAATTTTCTGCACGGCATTCCGCTCTTTGCGATCTCGATTGCGCTGGAACGCGAGGGGCAGATTGTTGCTGCCGTCGTCTACAATCCCGCCATGGACGAGTTGTTTACTGCCGAAAAGGGGCGCGGCGCGTTCATGAACGACCGGCGTATCCGCGTTGCCGCACGCCGCGAGATGACCGATTGCGTGTTTGTGACGGGCATTCCCCATATTGGCCGCCCGGCCCATGACGCTTTTTTGGAGCAGCAGCGCCGGGTGATGCGAAATTCGGCTGGCGTGCGCCGGTTTGGTGCGGCGGCAATCGATCTGTGCTGGGTTGCAGCCGGCCGGTTTGACGGGTTCTGGGAGACTGGCCTTTCGCCCTGGGACATGGCAGCGGGAATCCTGATGGTGCGCGAGGCCGGCGGCTATGTCACCGATCTAGCCGGCGGCCAGGACATGTTCGGCACCACGACCATCATAGCCGGCAACGAAATCATCCTCGAAAAACTGCTTAAGACAGTGGATGGCGAGTAG
- the efp gene encoding elongation factor P produces MKINGNQIKPGNVLEHNGQLWAVVKTDHVKPGKGGAFAQVEMKNLLNGSKLNERFRATESVEKVRLEQKDFQYLYEQGDMLVFMDNESYEQLELAKDFVGDRAAFLQDGMMVTVEMYEEKPIGISLPDQVVLEVIETEPVVKGQTVSSSYKPSTLENGVRCMVPPFVSAGEKIVVDTSEIAYLRRAD; encoded by the coding sequence ATGAAAATCAACGGCAACCAGATCAAACCCGGCAATGTGCTGGAACATAACGGCCAGCTCTGGGCGGTGGTGAAGACCGACCACGTAAAACCCGGCAAGGGCGGGGCCTTCGCCCAGGTGGAGATGAAAAACCTGCTCAATGGCAGCAAGCTCAACGAACGCTTCCGAGCCACCGAATCGGTGGAGAAGGTGCGGCTGGAACAAAAGGATTTCCAGTATCTCTACGAGCAGGGCGACATGCTGGTTTTCATGGACAATGAAAGCTATGAACAGCTTGAGTTGGCCAAGGATTTCGTTGGCGACCGGGCGGCGTTTTTGCAGGACGGCATGATGGTGACGGTTGAGATGTATGAGGAGAAGCCCATCGGCATTTCCCTGCCTGATCAGGTCGTGCTGGAAGTCATCGAGACCGAACCGGTGGTCAAGGGGCAGACGGTTTCATCTTCCTACAAGCCGTCGACTCTGGAAAACGGCGTGCGCTGCATGGTGCCGCCCTTTGTTTCGGCTGGCGAGAAAATCGTCGTCGACACCAGCGAAATCGCTTATCTGCGCCGTGCCGACTGA